One Pirellulales bacterium genomic region harbors:
- a CDS encoding class I SAM-dependent methyltransferase has protein sequence MSATDPSQRDAALAQVRQEYESRTARWNNRDAGRTALDSQLLERTLTSYGAMLERNGLRPLGERRVLDVGSGRNEFLAACHERWGHTGPLLCGVELMPDRVEGGRQEYPYLTLVCGSADRLEFADASFDLVHQGMLLTSILDEALRRAIVAEMMRVVRPGGYILWYDFVWNPTNRHARGIGYRALCNYFPGWKVADRRRVTVVPPLARLVSRVSPALVGALERCRVLNLWEMALLEKPR, from the coding sequence TTGTCTGCCACGGATCCCTCGCAGCGCGATGCCGCGCTCGCCCAAGTTCGCCAAGAGTACGAGTCGCGCACCGCACGCTGGAACAACCGCGACGCGGGACGCACCGCCCTCGACTCCCAACTGCTCGAGCGGACGCTGACGTCGTACGGCGCGATGCTCGAGCGGAATGGCTTGCGCCCCCTCGGCGAACGCCGCGTCTTGGATGTGGGATCTGGCCGCAACGAGTTTCTGGCGGCCTGTCATGAGCGTTGGGGGCACACGGGTCCCCTGCTCTGCGGCGTCGAATTGATGCCCGATCGTGTCGAGGGTGGACGGCAAGAGTATCCCTACCTGACGCTCGTCTGCGGCTCGGCCGACCGGCTCGAGTTTGCCGATGCGTCGTTCGACCTGGTTCATCAGGGGATGCTGCTGACATCGATTCTCGACGAAGCCCTGCGTCGGGCGATCGTGGCCGAGATGATGCGCGTCGTGCGACCGGGTGGGTACATATTGTGGTACGACTTCGTCTGGAACCCGACGAACCGGCATGCCCGGGGGATCGGCTACCGCGCGCTGTGCAATTACTTTCCTGGTTGGAAGGTCGCCGATCGGCGCCGCGTGACGGTGGTGCCGCCGCTGGCGCGTCTCGTCTCACGCGTCTCGCCGGCACTGGTCGGTGCGTTGGAACGCTGCCGCGTGCTGAACCTGTGGGAAATGGCCCTGCTCGAGAAGCCCCGGTAG
- a CDS encoding TIGR03000 domain-containing protein yields the protein MWRITPKHLVLALAFSACGLWIETAHAQWVQYREDSSIWVSPRLYRPWGTLDGAPRWRFDGWWHQYTGSWGYSPNLHGEWFLRTGPPYKQYSFSQIREANLGDGVLREVLDEPVEELPNVIDQIETPMSQARVAPDALVLKVHVPQDARVYINDELTTNEGALRYFNSIGLEPGEAYVYRVRAEVVRNGKVLSETKVARIGAGKSADLQFGLIGGESERVATRQRSN from the coding sequence ATGTGGCGAATCACTCCCAAGCATCTCGTCCTGGCCCTGGCCTTTTCGGCCTGTGGGCTCTGGATCGAGACGGCCCACGCCCAGTGGGTCCAGTATCGCGAGGATTCCTCGATCTGGGTGAGTCCGCGGCTCTATCGGCCGTGGGGCACGCTCGATGGAGCCCCGCGTTGGCGTTTCGATGGCTGGTGGCATCAGTACACCGGCAGTTGGGGATATAGCCCCAATCTGCACGGCGAATGGTTCCTGCGGACCGGACCGCCGTACAAGCAATACAGCTTCTCGCAGATCCGAGAAGCGAACCTCGGCGATGGCGTGCTGCGCGAAGTGCTCGATGAGCCCGTCGAAGAGCTGCCGAATGTGATCGATCAGATCGAAACGCCGATGTCTCAGGCTCGTGTGGCGCCCGATGCCCTGGTGTTGAAAGTCCACGTGCCGCAAGATGCCCGCGTCTATATCAACGACGAATTGACGACGAACGAAGGGGCTTTGCGTTACTTCAACTCGATCGGGCTCGAACCGGGCGAGGCCTACGTGTACCGGGTGCGTGCCGAAGTGGTTCGTAACGGCAAGGTCCTTTCCGAGACGAAGGTGGCTCGCATCGGGGCCGGTAAGTCGGCCGATCTCCAGTTCGGACTCATCGGTGGAGAATCGGAGCGAGTCGCCACTCGCCAACGCAGCAACTAA